TTCTTTTTCAGTGCCAGGAGAAAGCAACTCTACCACTACAAAAGGAGCAACCCCTTCTTGCCAGATCACATAACTTAAACGCAAGTTTTGCTGTTCGTAGAGACGCGAAACACCCACAGTAGCAAACCAGTCTGGGCGTTTGTACCACAGCGTATGCCGGAGGTCATAGTAAAGATTCAAATCAGTGGCTACAAATACCTCGTCTGCTGGATAGTTAGGCGGACAGAAGGTTTCACGCAGAAGTTGGGGTTGAAAAAGGTGAAATTCGTCAGGCAAACCAGAGTCCTCCGGGTATTCACTGGGAAGATCGTACATCGTGGGTAGGACTTCTTTGGGAGAGAGAGGCGGGTCTGTTTGGTACATAAGGAGAATCTTGACCGACTAACTTTAAGTTAACGGATCGCGGTAAAGGTTTAATCAAGGTCAAAATAAAAATTTTTGAAAATGAATGAGCGCGAAAATATTCAACAATATTTCTTAAAATCAAAAATATAAAATCAACTTATTATGGGAAAGTATCCACTTCATAATGTTTTAGAATCCCGTGCCCGCTTGGGTGAAAGCCCTATCTGGGACTCTACCCAAAACCTAATTTACTGGGTCGATATCTACAACCATCGGGTGCATCAATTCAATCCGGCTACGGGGAAAGACTGCTTTTTTGATGTGGGAGATGTG
This Nostoc sp. KVJ3 DNA region includes the following protein-coding sequences:
- a CDS encoding Uma2 family endonuclease, with product MYQTDPPLSPKEVLPTMYDLPSEYPEDSGLPDEFHLFQPQLLRETFCPPNYPADEVFVATDLNLYYDLRHTLWYKRPDWFATVGVSRLYEQQNLRLSYVIWQEGVAPFVVVELLSPGTEKEDLGQTLREINQPPTKWEVYERILRVPYYIVFDRYTDKLQAFQLVADRYSELDLSTSRVWMPGVELGLGLWQGSYQQIERLWLRWYDASGNWLPTPLERENQRANRLAAQLRELGVNPDEL